The Micromonospora sediminicola genome contains a region encoding:
- the eccB gene encoding type VII secretion protein EccB → MRTRRDQVQAYRFVTRRIVSALLSGDPETNDLPMRRLGMAVFGSVVAAAVVLGGVGAYGQLTSNSAPLEANTVVIERETGATYYFGEDQVLHPTLNYASARLIVNDASATVRTMSQASIKDRPRGRMVGIVGAPDDLPDRKSLVGLPWSVCDVPDPNDPQRSTTRLVVDRPLPGGTPLTDRAVLVRTSDARYLLTGGARLRVVGDEQALVALQMAGATNLTVGQQLLNAVPVGPALRKPAIDGDGGPSGLTVADRPARIGQVYQAAGQYYVLTRQGLATIREVTARLLLGGGGTVTEITADEAGRLLTDQRLDADGLPARTPTLHDVRPGRTVLCATYRSGPAGQPPTTTLEVFDSPPAELAGTTAMPARQGARDAVRTAESVLLPGGKGVLVQATAGESGKPAAGSTVYLITAQGIRYPLGAAGGDARSALGYGDVTPLAVPASLLALVPTGPTLARQDALAYFDAADTPTAGATPSTDGGAAQVQGG, encoded by the coding sequence ATGCGGACCCGCCGCGATCAGGTGCAGGCGTACCGCTTCGTCACCCGCCGCATCGTCTCCGCGCTGCTCTCCGGCGACCCGGAGACCAACGACCTGCCGATGCGCCGCCTCGGCATGGCGGTGTTCGGCAGCGTCGTCGCCGCGGCCGTGGTGCTCGGCGGTGTGGGCGCGTACGGACAGCTCACCAGCAACTCCGCGCCGCTCGAGGCGAACACCGTGGTGATCGAGCGGGAGACCGGCGCCACCTACTACTTCGGCGAAGACCAGGTGCTGCACCCGACGCTCAACTACGCCTCGGCCCGGCTGATCGTGAACGACGCGTCGGCGACGGTCCGCACCATGTCGCAGGCCTCCATCAAGGACCGGCCGCGGGGCCGGATGGTGGGCATCGTGGGCGCGCCGGACGACCTGCCGGACCGCAAGTCCCTGGTCGGGCTGCCGTGGTCGGTCTGCGACGTGCCCGACCCGAACGACCCGCAGCGCTCCACCACCCGCCTGGTGGTCGACCGCCCGCTGCCCGGTGGCACCCCGCTCACCGACCGGGCCGTCCTGGTCCGCACCAGCGACGCGCGCTACCTGCTCACCGGTGGCGCCCGCCTGCGCGTGGTCGGCGACGAGCAGGCGCTGGTGGCGTTGCAGATGGCGGGCGCCACCAACCTCACCGTCGGGCAGCAGCTGCTCAACGCGGTGCCGGTGGGCCCGGCGCTGCGCAAGCCCGCGATCGACGGGGACGGCGGGCCGAGCGGGCTGACCGTCGCCGACCGGCCGGCCCGGATCGGCCAGGTCTACCAGGCCGCCGGCCAGTACTACGTGCTGACCCGGCAGGGTCTGGCCACGATCCGGGAGGTCACCGCCCGCCTGCTGCTCGGCGGCGGAGGCACGGTGACCGAGATCACGGCGGACGAGGCCGGCCGGCTCCTCACCGACCAGCGGCTGGACGCCGACGGGCTGCCGGCCCGGACGCCGACGCTGCACGACGTCCGCCCCGGGCGCACGGTGCTCTGCGCCACCTACCGCTCCGGGCCGGCCGGTCAGCCGCCGACCACCACGCTGGAGGTCTTCGACTCGCCGCCGGCCGAGCTGGCCGGGACGACCGCGATGCCGGCGCGGCAGGGCGCCCGGGACGCCGTCCGCACCGCCGAGAGCGTGCTGCTGCCCGGCGGAAAGGGCGTGCTCGTGCAGGCGACGGCCGGCGAGAGCGGCAAGCCGGCGGCCGGCTCGACGGTCTACCTGATCACCGCGCAGGGGATCCGCTACCCGCTCGGCGCCGCCGGGGGCGACGCGAGGAGCGCGCTCGGCTACGGCGACGTGACCCCGCTGGCGGTGCCCGCCTCGCTGCTGGCGCTGGTGCCGACCGGCCCGACGCTGGCCCGGCAGGACGCGTTGGCGTACTTCGATGCGGCGGACACCCCGACGGCCGGCGCGACGCCCTCGACGGACGGCGGGGCGGCCCAGGTCCAGGGCGGTTGA
- the eccCa gene encoding type VII secretion protein EccCa — MSTVVFRRLPRQPGPALPRGEVLLESPPELPEPQAKGMGQVLMILPMLCGVGAMAFLYAGRGGGMMTYVAGGLFGVSMLGMAIGTLGNGGNDKAELNAQRRDYMRYLAQMRKRTRRAAEQQRAAMTWRHPEPDALWSIAASRRLWERRITEDDFGEVRIALGPQRLAVEIVPPETKPVEDLEPMSAIALRRFVRAHSSVPDLPTALSLRAFSRIALRGDREPVLDLARAALGQLVTFHAPEDLLVVVVAAPDRQPVWDWAKWLPHAQHPGRTDAAGARRMVFASLAEAESALGNELGGRPRFAPEAKPLTTAPHVVVVLDGGEVSATCALTGAGLLGTTVFDLSGAVPRDAGRWLLCLDTGDGSGLDLVRGATTTRLGRPDRLSLAAAEGLARQIAPFRLSQQQGASTEEPLARSMELPDLLGVGDAATVDTRQTWRPRGHRDRLRIPLGLGPDGNVVELDFKESAHEGMGPHGLVIGATGSGKSELLRTVVAALAVTHSSEELNFVLVDFKGGATFASLDALPHTSAVITNLSDELPLVDRMRDALAGEMNRRQEVLRASGNYVSRYDYEKARAAGEPLEPMPSLLIICDEFSELLAAKPDFIDLFVMIGRLGRSLGVHLLLASQRLEEGKLRGLDTHLSYRIGLRTFSAVESRIVLGVPDAYELPSAPGHGYLKTDTATMLRFRAAYVSGPYRAPGQTQRSSRAQVQRRIVPYGIDYVPVPKLPTPAETAPEPEQTGDGKAVAMLDVLIDQLKGRGRPAHQVWLPPLAEPSGLAELLPKLSVHPTFGLTTADWPGRGRLAVPVGIVDRPYEQRRDPMMVDLSGAGGNVVIVGASLSGKSTMLRSMLASLALTHTPREVQFFCLDFGGGALRSLDGLPHTSGVAGRRDTEAVRRTVAEVVAVIDERENRFTQHGIDSVASYRRRRAAGEFADDPFGDVFLVVDGWNTLRQEYEELEQTITNLANRGLGFGVHVVITAVRWAEIRINMRDLLGTKLELRLGDPSESEIDRRAAQNVPVGSPGRGLTRDKLHFLTAVSRIDGRRDIEDLTEASVALAGHVAANWPGRPAPKVRLLPRKLALTDLAQVVDRSAPGIPIGVNESALAPVYLDLASEPHLTVFGDAECGKTNLLRLIARGIAERYTPAQARLVIADYRRGLLGAVEGDHLLDYAPSNQVFSQGLGSIRSALQNRLPGPDVTTAQLRDRSWWKGPELYILVDDYDLVASGGNNPLSALHELLPQARDIGLHLIITRRVGGVARALYEPVLQRLRELDSPGLLMSGSREEGAVFGNLRPTPQPPGRGTLVRRRDGQQLIQTAWTEPA, encoded by the coding sequence GTGAGTACGGTGGTGTTCCGCCGACTTCCGCGTCAACCGGGACCCGCGCTGCCGCGCGGCGAGGTCCTGCTGGAGTCCCCGCCCGAGCTGCCGGAGCCGCAGGCCAAGGGCATGGGGCAGGTGCTGATGATCCTGCCGATGCTCTGCGGCGTCGGTGCGATGGCCTTCCTCTACGCCGGCCGTGGCGGCGGCATGATGACGTACGTCGCCGGTGGCCTGTTCGGGGTGTCCATGTTGGGCATGGCGATCGGCACGCTCGGCAACGGCGGCAACGACAAGGCGGAGCTGAACGCCCAGCGGCGCGACTACATGCGCTACCTGGCGCAGATGCGCAAGCGCACCCGGCGGGCGGCCGAGCAGCAGCGCGCCGCGATGACCTGGCGGCACCCGGAGCCCGACGCGCTCTGGTCGATCGCCGCCTCGCGCCGGCTGTGGGAGCGGCGGATCACCGAGGACGACTTCGGCGAGGTGCGGATCGCGCTCGGCCCGCAACGGCTGGCGGTGGAGATCGTGCCGCCGGAGACCAAGCCGGTGGAGGACCTGGAGCCGATGAGCGCCATCGCGCTGCGCCGGTTCGTCCGGGCCCACTCCAGCGTGCCCGACCTGCCCACCGCCCTGTCGCTGCGCGCGTTCAGCCGGATCGCGTTGCGCGGCGACCGGGAGCCGGTGCTCGACCTGGCCCGGGCCGCGCTGGGTCAGCTGGTCACCTTCCACGCCCCGGAGGACCTGCTGGTCGTCGTGGTGGCCGCACCGGACCGGCAGCCGGTCTGGGACTGGGCGAAGTGGCTGCCGCACGCCCAGCACCCGGGGCGTACCGACGCGGCGGGCGCGCGCCGGATGGTCTTCGCCAGCCTGGCCGAGGCCGAGTCGGCGCTCGGCAACGAGCTGGGCGGCCGGCCCCGGTTCGCCCCGGAGGCGAAGCCGCTCACCACCGCGCCGCACGTGGTGGTCGTGCTCGACGGCGGCGAGGTCTCGGCGACCTGCGCGCTGACCGGCGCGGGGCTGCTCGGCACGACCGTGTTCGACCTGTCCGGCGCGGTGCCCCGGGACGCCGGCCGGTGGCTGCTCTGCCTGGACACCGGCGACGGCAGCGGGCTCGACCTGGTGCGCGGCGCCACCACCACCCGACTCGGCCGGCCGGACCGGCTGTCGCTGGCGGCGGCCGAGGGGTTGGCCCGGCAGATCGCCCCGTTCCGGCTGTCCCAGCAGCAGGGCGCCAGCACCGAGGAGCCGCTGGCCCGCAGCATGGAGCTGCCCGACCTGCTCGGCGTCGGCGACGCCGCCACCGTGGACACCCGGCAGACCTGGCGCCCGCGCGGCCACCGGGACCGGCTGCGCATCCCGCTCGGCCTGGGGCCGGACGGCAACGTGGTCGAGCTGGACTTCAAGGAGTCCGCGCACGAGGGCATGGGCCCGCACGGCCTGGTCATCGGAGCGACCGGTTCCGGCAAGAGCGAACTGCTGCGTACGGTGGTCGCGGCGCTGGCCGTGACGCACTCGTCGGAGGAGCTCAACTTCGTCCTGGTCGACTTCAAGGGTGGCGCCACGTTCGCGTCGCTGGACGCGTTGCCGCACACCAGCGCCGTGATCACCAACCTCTCCGACGAGCTGCCGCTGGTCGACCGCATGCGGGACGCGCTGGCCGGCGAGATGAACCGCCGCCAGGAGGTGCTGCGGGCGTCGGGCAACTACGTCTCCCGCTACGACTACGAGAAGGCGCGCGCGGCCGGTGAGCCGCTGGAGCCGATGCCCAGCCTGCTCATCATCTGCGACGAGTTCTCCGAGCTGCTGGCCGCCAAGCCGGACTTCATCGACCTGTTCGTGATGATCGGCCGGCTGGGCCGGTCGCTCGGCGTGCACCTGCTGCTCGCCTCGCAGCGACTGGAGGAGGGCAAGCTGCGCGGTCTGGACACGCACCTGTCGTACCGGATCGGTCTGCGGACCTTCTCGGCGGTGGAGAGCCGGATCGTGCTCGGCGTGCCGGACGCCTACGAGCTGCCGAGCGCGCCGGGCCACGGCTACCTGAAGACCGACACGGCGACCATGCTGCGGTTCCGTGCCGCCTACGTCTCCGGCCCCTACCGGGCGCCGGGGCAGACGCAGCGCTCCAGCCGGGCGCAGGTGCAGCGCCGGATCGTCCCGTACGGCATCGACTACGTGCCGGTGCCGAAGCTGCCGACCCCGGCGGAGACCGCGCCCGAGCCGGAGCAGACCGGTGACGGCAAGGCGGTGGCCATGCTGGACGTCCTGATCGACCAGCTCAAGGGCCGGGGCCGGCCGGCGCACCAGGTCTGGCTGCCGCCGCTGGCGGAGCCGTCCGGGCTGGCCGAGCTGCTGCCCAAGCTGAGCGTGCACCCGACGTTCGGCCTGACCACCGCGGACTGGCCGGGCCGGGGCCGGCTCGCGGTGCCGGTCGGCATCGTCGACCGGCCGTACGAGCAGCGGCGGGACCCGATGATGGTCGACCTCTCCGGCGCCGGTGGCAACGTGGTGATCGTCGGCGCCTCGCTGAGCGGCAAGAGCACCATGCTGCGCTCGATGCTGGCCTCCCTCGCGCTCACCCACACGCCGCGTGAGGTGCAGTTCTTCTGCCTCGACTTCGGCGGCGGCGCGCTGCGCAGCCTGGACGGGCTGCCGCACACCTCCGGCGTGGCCGGTCGGCGCGACACCGAGGCGGTCCGGCGGACCGTCGCCGAGGTGGTCGCCGTGATCGACGAGCGGGAGAACCGGTTCACCCAGCACGGCATCGACTCGGTGGCGAGCTACCGCCGGCGGCGGGCCGCCGGGGAGTTCGCCGACGACCCGTTCGGGGACGTCTTCCTCGTGGTGGACGGCTGGAACACGCTGCGCCAGGAGTACGAGGAGCTGGAGCAGACCATCACCAACCTGGCCAACCGGGGGCTGGGCTTCGGCGTGCACGTGGTGATCACGGCGGTGCGCTGGGCGGAGATCCGGATCAACATGCGGGACCTGCTCGGCACCAAGCTGGAGCTGCGGCTCGGTGACCCGTCCGAGTCGGAGATCGACCGGCGGGCGGCGCAGAACGTGCCGGTCGGTTCGCCGGGTCGGGGCCTGACCCGGGACAAGCTGCACTTCCTCACCGCGGTCTCGCGGATCGACGGCAGGCGCGACATCGAGGACCTGACCGAGGCGTCGGTCGCGCTGGCCGGCCACGTGGCGGCGAACTGGCCGGGCCGGCCCGCGCCGAAGGTGCGGCTGTTGCCGCGCAAGCTGGCGCTGACCGACCTGGCCCAGGTGGTCGACCGGTCCGCCCCGGGCATCCCGATCGGGGTCAACGAGTCGGCGCTCGCCCCGGTCTACCTGGACCTGGCGAGCGAGCCGCACCTGACCGTCTTCGGCGATGCCGAGTGCGGCAAAACCAACCTGCTGCGGCTGATCGCCCGGGGGATCGCCGAGCGCTACACCCCGGCCCAGGCGCGGCTGGTCATCGCCGACTACCGGCGGGGCCTGCTGGGGGCGGTCGAGGGCGACCACCTGCTCGACTACGCGCCGTCCAACCAGGTGTTCAGCCAGGGCCTCGGCTCCATCCGCAGCGCGTTGCAGAACCGGCTGCCCGGCCCGGACGTGACCACCGCCCAGCTGCGCGACCGCAGCTGGTGGAAGGGGCCGGAGCTCTACATCCTGGTGGACGACTACGACCTGGTCGCCTCCGGCGGCAACAACCCGCTCAGCGCGCTGCACGAGCTGCTGCCGCAGGCGCGGGACATCGGCCTGCACCTGATCATCACGCGGCGGGTGGGCGGCGTGGCCCGGGCCCTCTACGAGCCGGTGCTGCAACGCCTGCGCGAACTGGACTCGCCGGGCCTGCTGATGTCGGGCAGCCGGGAGGAGGGTGCGGTGTTCGGCAACCTGCGGCCGACCCCGCAGCCGCCGGGCCGGGGTACCCTGGTCCGCCGCCGCGACGGCCAGCAGCTGATCCAGACCGCCTGGACGGAGCCGGCCTGA
- a CDS encoding type VII secretion protein EccE, which yields MTQLQAPPGRTATAPAVPVDRPVTPADRRRRGRLGPVVVGQLVVVECAALAVWFATAGPTWLLAVVAGLALLAVVAAFARRGGRWWYEDLMLRRRLRRRRDRSRGAVPGGDPRLAALAPELTVVELTERGTRLGVGQDDRGWFAALALTGRPGAPAGSIEASTVDRALAVLADFTGPVTQTQVVSHTLVWYPAPGAPPAAHRTVWVALRLSVGDARAETVSRGGGLRGVHRTVAAGVGRLGKALTAAGLGHRVLGRDELHAAVVSGAGLDLAPESPVETWTSLRGGGWTQRCLALRVRPSGSLGALVDAVTSTSAPSHTVAAVVLPGGRRVPPLLRVAAMDGHAEALVKVVREMARRAGVPARPLDGQHGPGVYATAPVGTAMGTVTVEG from the coding sequence ATGACGCAGCTCCAGGCGCCACCCGGTCGTACGGCCACCGCCCCCGCCGTGCCGGTGGACCGGCCGGTCACCCCGGCGGACCGGCGCCGGCGCGGCCGACTCGGTCCGGTCGTCGTCGGTCAGCTCGTGGTGGTGGAGTGCGCGGCGCTCGCGGTCTGGTTCGCCACCGCCGGCCCGACCTGGCTGCTCGCCGTGGTCGCCGGGCTGGCGCTGCTGGCCGTGGTGGCCGCGTTCGCCCGCCGGGGCGGCCGTTGGTGGTACGAGGACCTGATGCTCCGCCGCCGGCTGCGCCGACGTCGGGACCGGTCCCGGGGCGCGGTGCCCGGCGGTGACCCGCGGCTGGCCGCGCTCGCCCCCGAGCTGACCGTGGTGGAGCTGACCGAACGCGGCACCCGACTCGGCGTCGGGCAGGACGACCGGGGCTGGTTCGCCGCCCTGGCGTTGACCGGCCGACCCGGCGCGCCCGCCGGGTCGATCGAGGCGTCGACGGTGGACCGGGCGCTCGCCGTGCTGGCCGACTTCACCGGCCCGGTCACCCAGACCCAGGTGGTCTCGCACACCCTGGTCTGGTACCCGGCGCCCGGTGCGCCGCCCGCGGCGCACCGCACGGTGTGGGTGGCGCTGCGACTGTCGGTGGGGGACGCGCGCGCCGAGACGGTGAGCCGTGGCGGCGGCCTGCGCGGCGTGCACCGCACGGTCGCGGCCGGAGTGGGGCGGCTCGGCAAGGCGCTCACCGCCGCCGGCCTCGGCCACCGGGTGCTCGGCCGGGACGAGCTGCACGCGGCGGTGGTCTCCGGGGCGGGGCTCGACCTGGCGCCGGAGTCCCCGGTCGAGACCTGGACCAGCCTGCGCGGGGGCGGCTGGACCCAGCGCTGCCTGGCCCTGCGGGTCCGCCCCAGCGGCTCGCTGGGCGCGCTGGTGGACGCGGTCACCTCGACCTCCGCGCCCTCGCACACCGTCGCGGCCGTGGTGCTCCCCGGCGGCCGGCGGGTCCCGCCGCTGCTGCGCGTGGCGGCCATGGACGGGCACGCCGAGGCGCTGGTGAAGGTCGTGCGGGAGATGGCCCGGCGGGCCGGTGTGCCGGCCCGCCCGCTGGACGGCCAGCACGGCCCCGGCGTCTACGCCACCGCGCCGGTCGGCACCGCGATGGGCACCGTCACGGTCGAAGGTTGA
- a CDS encoding PadR family transcriptional regulator, with product MSIGHTFLGLLQASPRHGYDLKRAYDERFGQARPLAFGQVYSTLSRLLRNGLVEVDAVEPGEGPERKRYAITEAGVTDVERWLAQPEKPEPYLHSVLYTKVVLALLTGRPAADLLDVQRAEHLRLMRELTRRKTQGDLAEQLICDHALFHLEADLRWLELTASRLDQLAREVGR from the coding sequence ATGTCGATCGGTCACACCTTCCTCGGGCTGCTGCAAGCCAGTCCCCGCCACGGCTACGACCTGAAACGGGCGTACGACGAGCGCTTCGGCCAGGCCCGTCCGCTCGCCTTCGGGCAGGTCTACTCCACGCTCTCCCGGCTGCTGCGCAACGGACTGGTCGAGGTCGACGCGGTGGAGCCCGGCGAGGGCCCGGAACGCAAGCGGTACGCGATCACCGAGGCCGGTGTCACCGACGTGGAGCGGTGGCTCGCCCAGCCGGAGAAGCCGGAGCCCTACCTGCACAGCGTGCTCTACACCAAGGTGGTGCTCGCGCTGCTGACCGGCCGCCCGGCCGCGGATCTGCTGGACGTCCAGCGCGCCGAGCATCTGCGGCTGATGCGGGAGCTGACCCGGCGCAAGACCCAGGGCGACCTGGCCGAGCAGCTCATCTGTGACCACGCGCTGTTCCACCTGGAGGCGGACCTGCGCTGGCTGGAGCTGACCGCGTCCCGGCTCGACCAGCTGGCCCGGGAGGTCGGCCGATGA
- the eccD gene encoding type VII secretion integral membrane protein EccD: MATKAATGGLSRITIVAPRTRMDLALPSDVPLADLLPTLLRYAGEDLADEGVRHGGWSLSRLGGQPLDGGRTAAQLGVRDGEVLYFNPRAATAPEIVFDDVVDAVATSTTQRAGAWQVGTTRSFAVLLAGSTLAAGAVATLFTGPPQLPGALAALVVAVALLVGAAVLSRAAGDSRTGAVLALVGVGYAAVGGLLVLAGDRPLDDLAGPHVLLAATAVVVFGAVAALAVGDRLPLFLGAVGVGAAVGLGAVLSLAFGIGAAASAAVVATVAFGALPALPMLAYRLARLPVPSIPTGPEDLKTDTESVDGPSVLRDSERADGFLTGLLWTVSLLVLGGEVVLALDGRLPAVLLCLVLALLSLLRARPFLGRGQRTPVLLAGTVGLGLTALAVFAAGSTPVRLGLVLGGLTVVAVISLVYGLTVAGKRISPVWGRTLDIVEILLIVALVPLAVWVCGMYGWIVNLRP; this comes from the coding sequence GTGGCGACGAAGGCGGCGACCGGCGGGCTGAGCCGGATCACCATCGTGGCGCCGCGCACCAGGATGGATCTGGCGCTGCCGTCCGACGTGCCGCTGGCCGACCTGCTGCCCACGCTGCTGCGCTACGCCGGCGAGGACCTCGCCGACGAGGGCGTGCGGCACGGCGGTTGGAGCCTGTCCCGGCTGGGCGGGCAGCCGCTCGACGGTGGCCGGACCGCCGCGCAGCTCGGCGTCCGCGACGGGGAGGTCCTCTACTTCAACCCCCGGGCCGCCACCGCTCCCGAGATCGTCTTCGACGACGTGGTGGACGCGGTCGCCACCTCCACCACCCAGCGGGCCGGGGCCTGGCAGGTGGGCACCACGCGCTCGTTCGCCGTTCTCCTCGCCGGGTCGACGCTGGCCGCGGGCGCGGTCGCGACGCTGTTCACCGGGCCGCCGCAGCTCCCCGGCGCGCTGGCCGCCCTGGTGGTCGCGGTCGCCCTGCTGGTCGGCGCCGCCGTGCTGTCCCGGGCGGCCGGCGACAGCCGTACCGGCGCGGTGCTGGCCCTGGTCGGCGTCGGTTACGCGGCGGTCGGCGGCCTGCTCGTGCTCGCCGGGGACCGGCCGCTCGACGACCTGGCCGGCCCGCACGTGCTGCTCGCCGCCACCGCGGTGGTGGTCTTCGGCGCGGTGGCCGCGCTCGCCGTCGGCGACCGGCTGCCGCTGTTCCTCGGCGCGGTGGGCGTGGGGGCGGCGGTCGGTCTCGGCGCGGTGCTCAGCCTGGCCTTCGGCATCGGCGCGGCGGCCTCGGCGGCGGTGGTGGCGACGGTGGCCTTCGGCGCGCTGCCCGCGCTGCCGATGCTGGCCTACCGACTGGCCCGACTGCCGGTGCCGTCGATCCCGACCGGCCCGGAGGACCTGAAGACCGACACCGAGTCGGTGGACGGGCCGTCGGTGCTGCGCGACAGCGAGCGGGCCGACGGATTCCTCACCGGCCTGCTCTGGACCGTCTCGCTGCTGGTGCTCGGCGGCGAGGTGGTGCTCGCGCTCGACGGCCGGCTCCCGGCCGTCCTGCTCTGCCTGGTGCTGGCCCTGCTGTCGCTGCTCCGGGCGCGCCCGTTCCTCGGCCGGGGCCAACGCACCCCGGTGCTGCTCGCCGGCACCGTCGGCCTCGGCCTCACCGCCCTGGCGGTCTTCGCGGCCGGCTCGACGCCGGTCCGGCTCGGGCTGGTCCTGGGCGGCCTGACCGTGGTTGCCGTGATCAGCCTGGTCTACGGCCTCACCGTGGCCGGCAAGCGGATCTCCCCGGTCTGGGGCCGCACCCTCGACATCGTCGAGATCCTGCTGATCGTCGCGCTGGTGCCGCTGGCCGTCTGGGTCTGCGGCATGTACGGCTGGATCGTCAACCTTCGACCGTGA
- a CDS encoding ABC transporter ATP-binding protein, which translates to MSADALLVAEDLHRSFGPTPALAGASLAVAAGEVVAVMGPSGSGKSTLLHCLAGIVPPDTGRVRYRGADLTAMSDAERSALRRREFGFVFQFGQLVPELTCLENVALPLRLERVARREAERRAREWLDRLEVVDVAGKRPGEVSGGQGQRVAVARALVTGPRVVFADEPTGALDSLNGERVMRLLAGAARETGAAVLLVTHETRVAAYSDREVVVRDGRTRSLEQVA; encoded by the coding sequence ATGAGCGCGGACGCGCTGCTGGTGGCGGAGGACCTGCACCGCTCCTTCGGCCCGACCCCGGCGCTCGCCGGCGCGTCGCTGGCCGTCGCGGCCGGCGAGGTGGTGGCCGTGATGGGGCCGTCCGGGTCCGGCAAGTCGACGTTGCTCCACTGTCTCGCCGGAATCGTGCCGCCGGACACCGGCCGGGTGCGCTACCGGGGCGCCGACCTGACCGCCATGTCGGACGCCGAGCGCAGTGCCCTGCGCCGCCGGGAGTTCGGTTTCGTCTTCCAGTTCGGGCAGCTCGTACCGGAGCTGACCTGCCTGGAGAACGTCGCGCTGCCGCTGCGGCTGGAGCGGGTCGCCCGGCGTGAGGCGGAGCGGCGGGCCCGAGAGTGGCTGGACCGTCTGGAGGTGGTCGACGTGGCCGGCAAGCGGCCGGGTGAGGTATCCGGCGGTCAGGGGCAACGGGTCGCGGTGGCCCGGGCGCTGGTCACCGGCCCCCGGGTGGTCTTCGCCGACGAGCCCACCGGCGCGCTGGACTCGCTCAACGGCGAACGGGTGATGCGCCTGCTCGCCGGTGCCGCCCGGGAGACCGGAGCGGCGGTGCTCCTGGTGACGCACGAGACCCGGGTGGCGGCGTACTCCGACCGGGAGGTGGTGGTCCGCGACGGCCGGACCCGCAGCCTGGAGCAGGTGGCATGA
- a CDS encoding WXG100 family type VII secretion target: MSEYTQRYEHVSHEELYQGVNAGDPLQIEGLSAQWTSLKGTLDDLGRDLAADLDALTKTWTGDAAREFHRRLDMVVGYSGNLAEGMTGIRQGLDMMASELRAAQAKAESPEKTDDNDKLLSGAGKGFLIGGAPGALIGGIVGHQQDEAEQEKAHQRMVQVVAKLAEGYDFSAYGRIVVPEPPPIELPRHHDGSDPTLHGGPSVQTPSAGPTLGSFGPGANGTATTSGVHHTAPTSGMPGDGGPGDGIPGGHPGAGTPGSVTTGGTLDPTGTSLAGAGPLTATTGGPQIGGGPGFGPGSANPTMTAGGGGGTLYGGPGVLSTGSLAGTGPTNAASSGRLGGVPGAENRSAAGTGRLTSGRGLTVDAESRSTGRTTSASGRPAMAGRNGVLGGRGAADDDESEGRLTWLTEDEMVWGDGGSAPPPVLGGI; encoded by the coding sequence GTGTCTGAATACACCCAGCGCTACGAGCACGTCAGCCACGAGGAGCTCTACCAGGGCGTCAACGCCGGCGACCCGCTGCAGATCGAGGGCCTCAGCGCCCAGTGGACGTCGCTCAAGGGCACGCTCGACGACCTCGGCCGCGACCTCGCCGCCGACCTGGACGCGCTGACGAAGACCTGGACCGGTGACGCCGCCCGCGAGTTCCACCGCCGGCTCGACATGGTGGTCGGCTACTCCGGCAACCTGGCCGAGGGCATGACGGGCATCCGACAGGGCCTCGACATGATGGCCAGCGAGTTGCGCGCCGCCCAGGCCAAGGCGGAGAGCCCGGAGAAGACCGACGACAACGACAAGCTGCTCTCCGGCGCCGGCAAGGGCTTCCTGATCGGCGGCGCCCCCGGCGCGCTGATCGGCGGCATCGTCGGCCACCAGCAGGACGAGGCCGAGCAGGAGAAGGCCCACCAGCGGATGGTGCAGGTCGTGGCGAAGCTGGCCGAGGGCTACGACTTCTCGGCGTACGGCCGGATCGTGGTGCCGGAGCCGCCCCCCATCGAGCTGCCCCGCCACCACGACGGGAGCGACCCGACGCTGCACGGCGGCCCGTCGGTGCAGACGCCGTCGGCCGGTCCGACCCTGGGCAGCTTCGGCCCGGGCGCGAACGGCACCGCGACCACCTCGGGCGTGCACCACACCGCCCCGACCAGCGGCATGCCCGGCGACGGCGGCCCGGGCGACGGCATCCCCGGCGGCCACCCCGGCGCGGGCACGCCGGGTTCCGTGACGACCGGCGGCACGCTCGACCCGACCGGCACCTCGCTGGCCGGCGCCGGCCCGCTCACCGCCACCACCGGCGGTCCGCAGATCGGTGGCGGCCCGGGCTTCGGTCCCGGCAGCGCCAACCCGACGATGACGGCCGGCGGGGGTGGCGGCACGCTCTACGGCGGCCCCGGCGTGCTGAGCACCGGCTCGTTGGCCGGGACGGGCCCCACGAACGCGGCGTCCTCCGGGCGACTCGGCGGCGTGCCCGGCGCGGAGAACCGCTCGGCCGCCGGCACCGGGCGGCTCACGTCCGGCCGCGGCCTGACCGTCGACGCCGAGAGCAGGTCCACCGGCCGCACGACAAGTGCCAGCGGTCGGCCCGCCATGGCCGGCCGCAACGGCGTGCTGGGTGGGCGCGGCGCCGCCGACGACGACGAGTCGGAGGGCCGGCTGACCTGGCTCACCGAGGACGAGATGGTCTGGGGCGACGGCGGGTCGGCCCCGCCGCCGGTGCTCGGCGGCATCTGA